The genomic region CCCGTTAGCCTGCAGCTGCTCGCTTGCCTTCAACCGGTAGAAGGCCGACGTGGCCTGCAGGTAAGCAGCCTCGAAGTTTTCGCGATAGATCTTCAGCTTGTCTTCGGCATTGGAGCACAGGTTGACGTAGCTTTCACGCACGCCAATGACGAGCTGCGAATCGAACGCTTCCCCGTTGCGCTCCGCGTGTACCAGCTTCATGGCGGACTCCTGTAGCCGATGTTTGATGTTCATGAAGATGCTCTGATTCCACGAGTCCAGCATTAACTTGCGCACGATCGAATCCTCCGCGTGGATGGGTTTTTTCGATgagacgctgctgctgctgccgctacTACCGGCACTGGTTCCTGAGGCGCTGGCGGACGCATTGTGGCTCGATCCTGCGCCACCTGCAGAATTAGCCGTTAAcgtcgatgacgacgacgaagccCCGCCACCGGAAGACGCAGCCaccgacgaagacgacgacgacgaggaggaactTTCCTTGCcttttaaacagttttccaGCTTGGTAAAGGGTAGCGGAAGGTAGTTGCTTTGTGTGAAAAATTTACGCCACTCCACGATGTACGCCTTCAGTAGTGCCTGCTCCTCCCGTTGGGCCAGCACGCGACACTGAGCCTGCTTGATGTACGCTACGATGTCCTGCTGTAGACTCTCGCTGATCTTCATCGCACCCTTGTCGTCCCAGAGGCACACGAGGTGCACGGCGTAGAACAGTTCCTGCCATTCTGATGGTGTGACACGCTCCTGTTTCAGCAGGCTTAGAACTACCGGTCGCATGTACGGCCATTTGTCCTCGAATGTTGGCTAAATTGAGGATGATAAAAAGAGAAATGGATTGTGTAGTTTAAATGTAGTTTAAGTTTACATTTTGGCACTAAACTAAAACCCGAGCAAGTAGACTTAATCTGTAAAAGAGGCTACTGTTTCTTAATCATCGCGGTTGGTAAAGTAGGCCTAAGCTGATGGGGTGGAACGAGGCCAACGCTCGAATGGTGTACTCATTTCCATAGTTTACTTCATCAGAAGGTCATCCATGGGGCAGTAAATATCATACGCAACCGAGAGGAGGTTTCGATTAGGAGAGAACCTTACTTCCTATCAAATGGTAATTCAATTATAAACAACCGGGTTACCTTTTGCATCATCGTATGAGATTGTTTCTCGCTTCAAGCCCACAAATTTCCACCAAGGGCAGCTAAAAACACTGTGTTCGAGCGCGCGCGTTACCGGTTGCACCGTATAATCTAAAACCGAGAAAAACTCTTCCTAGgccactttttttcttccaagctCATAACTGTTCCATAACACACAGTTCAATGCGATGCCATATAGGATCCTATTTACCGGAAGATGACTCCCTTTTCTGGATAGTACTGCACTTTTGCCTTCACGGAGTCCTTTCACTTCATCTACACTTTTTTCCACACGTTATCTACAATTTGGTGCGTGTGCTGAATCCTGATCACTACTatcaattatgtttttttttccaaccgcCGATTGTATTTTCCCTCATCTGTTACGAGGCCGATCTCCTGTAATGATCCTGAAGAGTTGGTTCCACGTTTGACTTTCggattgtgtttgtgtgtttttctttttttatgttgaacgTTGACTCCCGGAAGATGGAGAAAGTTTAGCCGACCGATGTCGCGtatttttaacctttttcTTTACTATTATTGCTAATCACGGTCGTACCGATCTGGCAGCAGGAGGATGCATAGCATCGACTTGTCTTGGCTTCAATCGTTCAAGTTAGCGTGTAGCGACTACCGCACCAGAATCAACTTCCAGAAACCACGGATAGCTGGACACTCGAACGAAAAGTTTGATATGGTGCAACTGTTGGATGTTTTATTACAAAACTTCTGCCACAAATTAACACTCCAATTCCTTGCGGCACTGCCGATTTCGCTTCGTCTGGTCACGACAGTTTACGTTTGCCGTGAGTTGACAgcaagataaatacacactatatcagtatttaatcatcttggttgACAATATAGCTTGGCTCTTTTTCGCCACCGATAAACCATATAGTAATATCCTTGTCCCTcttaaacgaaaaacatggaagAACAcgcgaaagagagaaaagatcAAATATGCTAGGTTGTCATAAAATGACGTTTTCTCTGCAACCGAATTTGGCTGCGTACGTAAGTTTACTGTTATAcggaaatattttcaaatgcaGTTCTACTCCAGTTGTACGGTTACGCCAGTTGTCTTTAAGTTAAAATGTGTTCGAATTTCAATCCCCGTAATTTGTACGCTCGTAAAGTAATTGAGctgcatttaatttaatattcttTTTCACTTACGTTTGCATAAATGTCATCATTAGAGAAATAACAGTTTTAACTGTCTACATTTTAACAGCACGCTTTATTTTGTAACCTGTCCAGATTGAGACGTTACAAACTCGTGACTTATCGTAAAACAACCGTTTGCACCGTGTTTGTGAGGCTTTATGGTTAAATGTTGGCTTGATATCCGTATGGTTTCAGAATTCATACCGGTATATTATGTTTGGTTCTTCTAATGCtatacaaaaagtaaaaatgcttTTCGATTCGAACAATGTAAGACTTCAAAACATTTAACTGACTATGCAACTTAGAATATAATGAACAAAAAGAGAGTATTAAAGGTTTCCTTGTGTGTATAGCTTAAAccctataaaaaaaaacacttaaaacCACCACGACCAACAGCTATCGCACGACATGCAGCTGGAAAGTCGCATTCTTTCCTGCTACTGCCATCGCAAGCCGAGCACTTAGGTCTTTGCTCAGCTCGTGCCAGATACATTTCCCGATCAGCGATACTGATTCAATCGACGGCCTACAGATCACCAGCACCGTAAGACACATCCCATCGGTTGGGTTTGCCTGTGTACCACTCGTATGATGCTCCACGCTCAGTACCCCGTGTGGACGATGCTGAGGAAGATCCGCACCGAATAGCTCAATCATGAACTTTTTCAGCGTCGAGTGAATACTACGGCCGGGATGGATTTCTACCGTCGGGAAGTGATAGGCCGTTTTCTCGCTTAGCAGCACATACACTTGATTAGTGCTCTTGTTCTTGATGGCTACCACCACCCGAAGGTAGTTCTTATAGTGGGCCTTCCGCGCTGGTAGTATTTCACGATGCCAGTTTGGATCTTTCGGGGAGCGTACGCGATAGTTTCTGGCCAGCTCCACTATGGGCAGAATGTCGTTGGCGCGCAGGGACAATTCGTTCAGGTTTTGGCACCACTTCGCCTGAATCGACTCTTGATCCGCCTGGGATGGAGTTTTCAGCTCACCCCCAATCACGTTGCCCGTCAGGACGAAGCGAAACCAAGAACCACCGGCCGTTTCCACAGCCAGGAGCGTTGTTATTTCCACTTTCAGGCCAGTCTCTTCCAGTACTTCACGGGCACCTGCTTCCATAATCGTTTCGCCCGGTTCCATGCGTCCTGCTGGTAGATACCACTTGCCGGCGCACGATTCCTTTGCCTCTTGCATCATCAGCACCTCGTTGGCATCGTTCACGATCACACAGGCCACGACGTACGTGACCGTCTTCCCGACGATTGGTACGTAGTCTGATGCGGCCAGCGGTTTAACGCCTTGCGCTTCCGTAGCAGCGTTCTGTTCCTCCAACGTAAAGTCGCACAGTTCACTGGTCAGCTCGTCCAGATATTGTCCCTCAAGTACGCGCACTAAATTAGTTTCCATTTTGTCGAGCAATCGAATTGTAACAATATCGAATTGTAATCGTCGAATGCACCGTAAGGAACGAATTGGGATAGATGTTTTCTGGCACCCTGGAATTCTAGTGTTGCCGCTATTGATCTGACCTGGCGCTTGTGGTATGCTACAGTCCACTTCGTATTGAGATAAACGCTTAACTCACCACTATCAGATGGCAATCATCTACCAGTATCGTGCCGAACCAAAACCATTCAAAGACGGTCACCACGGCGCCCCAAAACCGACAGAGTCCATCTAACCACTACCATCAATTATCCCGCTGGTTTTGCTTCTTCTCCTTCACACCACCCGATCGGTTTCAGCCCTTTCTAACAGAACAACATAAACCGGAGTGGTGGTGGAGCTCAAAACAGGTTGGCTGTTGACTGTTTTAAGGAGCTGCTTTTGCTACGTAATCTCGGGAACACGAAATCGACATCCAGACCTGTATGGTGGGGGCTATCTTAGCGCTGGCGGCGTTGAAGAAAACTCTTTTAGCACACTCTCGACGAAAGTGACGTCCCACGACACACACCACGCCGAACCAGCTCCAATCTACCACCCTCTCCTCGGGGTGTCAGGTCTTGCGCCTAGCGATTCATTCACCTTTCGCCGGCCAACTATCTATCGTTTCTGTTTCGTCAGCTTTGTGATGCTGCGTGGACACAACTGAAGTCAGATGGAACCGTCAAAAGGCGGATGATCTGGGCAGCTTTACTCCGTTGTTTCGTTGTTGTGCTACAATCAATTCGTTCCAGCACACGTGTCTGTCCGGGTAACTTCTCTTGGATACACGTTGCTCGGCGCTGCAGGTTCCCTCGCCACGACACACGCAACTGGGACAAATTCTTTTCTATTGAATTCTTCCTCCAAAGATGTTGCTGTCGCTCGTAGCCTAGAGGAACTGCTCCTCCAACCATGCGTGCGCCCAAGGCGTGCTGAGACTAAAGCGAAGACTTAACGACGAAAACATAGCGGGCTGTGGAGAAATGgaaggaaacaaacagaagaaaaaagaacgatTAGAAACGATGGTTTGGTGGTGGGGAGATCCGCAGCAAGCCAAGATTCGGCTAGCAAAGGCGAAGGCGAAGAAGGTCGTAAACGGAATAAATGGCGATGGAGATAACTTTGATGAAAACGATGCAAACTGTAATAGGAACCAACACTAACAGTTCCAGAGCAATGCTCGAGCAGATTGTACATTTCCACCGGGAAAATACGCCGCTTTAGTAATGATGTTTAGGGCTATGCTTAGCGAACAAGACAATGTATTCCATAAGACCTAAGCAGGTAGCCTGTAATCAAACCCGTGATCGGGGATCTCGCTTTTTGGGTAATATGTTGATGAATTGTTACGATCAAATGCAACTGGAGcatattatttttcgaaaattatCACAGTTTGCAAAGGTTGGGAAATTGTAAGTTCATTATATTGAATCCATCCATACAATACAGCTTTTATTTAAACTTCACAAATATGAAAACCCTATCATTTTACGCCAAGCAA from Anopheles coustani chromosome 3, idAnoCousDA_361_x.2, whole genome shotgun sequence harbors:
- the LOC131260326 gene encoding 8-oxo-dGDP phosphatase NUDT18 codes for the protein METNLVRVLEGQYLDELTSELCDFTLEEQNAATEAQGVKPLAASDYVPIVGKTVTYVVACVIVNDANEVLMMQEAKESCAGKWYLPAGRMEPGETIMEAGAREVLEETGLKVEITTLLAVETAGGSWFRFVLTGNVIGGELKTPSQADQESIQAKWCQNLNELSLRANDILPIVELARNYRVRSPKDPNWHREILPARKAHYKNYLRVVVAIKNKSTNQVYVLLSEKTAYHFPTVEIHPGRSIHSTLKKFMIELFGADLPQHRPHGVLSVEHHTSGTQANPTDGMCLTVLVICRPSIESVSLIGKCIWHELSKDLSARLAMAVAGKNATFQLHVVR